A stretch of the Raphanus sativus cultivar WK10039 unplaced genomic scaffold, ASM80110v3 Scaffold4656, whole genome shotgun sequence genome encodes the following:
- the LOC130507507 gene encoding expansin-A13-like, with protein sequence MSASGCDFEFNLLSIEGNTVISTNRQTGKSKTFSTKRVKTTEKENKTHSHFLSKLWPEMQLFLLLLLLAALSPPATSHYSSSTSSPSSSPSSVSEWRPARATYYAATNPRDEVGGACGYGDLVKSGYGMATVGLSETLFERGQICGACFELRCVDDLRWCIPGTSIILTATNFCAPNYGFDPDGGGHCNPPNKHFVLPIEAFEKIAIWKAGNMPVQYRRINCRREGSIRFTVDGGGIFVSVLITNVAGSGDISAVKIKGSRTGWLPMGRNWGQNWHINADLKNQALSFEVTSSDKSTVTAYNVAPRNWDYGQTFEGKQFETP encoded by the exons ATGTCCGCATCTGGATGTGATTTTGAGTTTAACCTTCTCTCGATTGAGGGTAATACAGTCATTTCAACAAACCGACAAACAGGTAAAAGCAAAACGTTTTCCACTAAAAGAGTCAAGACAACAGAAAAAGAGAACAAAACTCACTCACACTTTCTATCTAAACTCTGGCCGGAGATGCAACtgtttctcctcctccttctcctcgcCGCACTATCTCCTCCGGCGACTTCCCACTACTCATCCTCAACctcatctccatcttcttctccttcctccgTCTCCGAATGGCGTCCCGCGCGAGCCACCTACTACGCCGCCACGAATCCTAGAGACGAGGTGGGAGGTGCGTGCGGATACGGAGATCTCGTCAAATCTGGATACGGTATGGCCACGGTTGGTCTGAGCGAGACTCTGTTCGAGCGCGGTCAGATCTGCGGCGCCTGTTTCGAGCTCAGATGTGTGGATGATCTCCGCTGGTGTATCCCTGGGACTTCCATCATCCTCACCGCCACGAACTTCTGCGCTCCTAATTACGGGTTTGATCCCGACGGTGGTGGTCACTGTAACCCTCCGAACAAACACTTCGTTTTGCCGATCGAAGCGTTTGAGAAGATCGCTATTTGGAAAGCTGGCAACATGCCCGTCCAGTATCGAAG GATAAACTGTAGAAGGGAAGGGAGCATCAGGTTTACAGTAGATGGTGGAGGCATTTTCGTTTCGGTTCTGATCACCAATGTTGCGGGTTCCGGCGATATATCCGCTGTGAAGATCAAAGGGTCGAGAACCGGGTGGTTACCAATGGGTCGTAACTGGGGACAGAACTGGCATATCAACGCTGATCTCAAGAACCAAGCTCTCTCGTTTGAAGTGACTTCTAGTGACAAATCAACAGTCACAGCTTACAACGTCGCTCCTAGAAACTGGGATTACGGACAAACCTTCGAAGGCAAACAATTCGAGACTCCGTAA
- the LOC130507506 gene encoding protein ALTERED XYLOGLUCAN 9, with the protein MLGAIHFGVLAACFVLFVPMAMAGWHLSRHKMLFFSGALFISLAVCVHLTPYFPSVSDIVASVSSVVVYDHRVSCINEVNQIVWDVKPRPRNNSSNGSSSNLGWDWVKSRKVLSCEFQKLDKFDVSELLNGSWVVVAGDSQARFVALSLLNLVLGSGSEAMGSVREELFKRHSDYSVVVKEIGMNLDFVWAPYEKDLDDLVVSYKKRSKFPDVVIMGSGLWHMLHVNNASDFGFRLKELRSHVESLVPVTTKGGSVSGRSMHMFWIGMPVLINGMLNSEEKKEKMSDTVWHEYDRTLGESKILRQMGGPLILLDVQSFTWNCGPQCTLDGMHYDSAVYDAAVHVMLNALLIESHQTL; encoded by the coding sequence tgCTAGGAGCGATTCACTTCGGAGTATTAGCAGCCTGTTTCGTCCTCTTCGTCCCCATGGCTATGGCCGGCTGGCACCTAAGCAGGCACAAGATGCTCTTCTTCAGCGGCGCTCTCTTCATCTCCCTCGCCGTCTGCGTCCACCTCACCCCTTACTTCCCTTCCGTCTCCGACATCGTCGCCTCCGTATCCTCCGTCGTCGTCTACGACCACCGCGTCTCGTGCATCAACGAGGTGAATCAGATCGTCTGGGACGTCAAGCCGAGACCTAGAAACAACAGCAGCAACGGCTCGAGCTCGAACTTGGGTTGGGATTGGGTGAAATCGAGGAAAGTTCTGAGCTGCGAGTTTCAGAAGCTTGATAAGTTCGATGTCTCTGAGCTTCTGAACGGATCTTGGGTGGTTGTGGCTGGAGACTCGCAGGCGAGGTTCGTGGCGTTGTCTTTGTTGAATCTTGTTTTAGGTTCGGGCTCCGAAGCTATGGGTTCGGTTAGAGAGGAGCTTTTCAAGAGGCATAGCGATTACAGCGTCGTGGTTAAGGAGATTGGGATGAATCTGGACTTCGTGTGGGCTCCTTACGAGAAAGATCTCGACGATCTCGTCGTCTCTTACAAGAAGAGGAGCAAGTTCCCTGACGTGGTGATCATGGGAAGCGGGTTGTGGCATATGCTCCACGTCAACAACGCTTCTGATTTCGGGTTTAGGTTGAAGGAGCTGAGGAGTCATGTTGAGTCTTTAGTGCCAGTGACGACGAAAGGCGGGTCGGTTTCGGGGAGGTCTATGCATATGTTCTGGATAGGGATGCCGGTTTTGATTAATGGTATGTTGAATAgtgaggagaagaaggagaagatgagtGATACGGTGTGGCATGAGTATGATAGGACGTTAGGGGAGAGTAAGATATTGCGACAGATGGGAGGTCCGCTTATATTGCTTGATGTGCAGTCTTTTACTTGGAACTGTGGACCGCAGTGTACGCTCGATGGGATGCATTATGACTCTGCGGTGTATGATGCTGCTGTTCATGTAATGCTTAACGCGTTGCTTATCGAATCTCATCAAACCTTATGA